GCAGAAGAAGCTGCTCCAGCGTCTTCATGCCGTAATAAAACCCCTTGGTGTCCCTGGCCGTGATCAGCGCGCCTCCGGGAGTCACGCGCAGGGAGTAAGCCTCCTCCTTCAGCTTGGGATTCTCCGTCCCGGCCTTCACCTCCCCTTTCACGAACTTGATGGCGAACGCTCCGTCCTGGGCCACCTTCACCCGGTGGTCCGCCAGGAAGGACTTCAATTCGGAAACGATAAACTTCATCTGCTCCGGATAGGAAGTCCTGGACGGCGCGGGAGCCAGAATCCGCACGGACTGCACGGGTATGGCCTTGCCGTCCCAGCGTAGTTCCTGGGGCTTGGGAACCAGCGGAGGCTGGTCGGCCGGAAACAGTCTGTAATTGGCCCCCGTGGCCGGAAAGGAAGGAGCGGTATCCTGCCCCCACGCCCCGGCGCACGCCATGCACATCCATGCCAACGATAACAAGAGAAACTTCATGCGGCTAATAATACGCCCGGAAAGCCCCCGTCCTGTCAAATCCATCGTGCCGCATTCCGCGGAAAACGGGCCTTTTACAGCAGTTTTTGCAAAAAGACCAGTACCGGAGCCTACATGACGGAGGGCGCCTGCACCGGCTGCACGGCGGGACGGGCGTCCGTCTCCCCGCTGATGCCGTTCACGGCCACGCCGTGGCGCACGACGTAAAGCCCCGCTTCCTCCTCCGTCTTCCCGGCCGCAAAGCCCCAGTAATAATTGCTCCGGTCATGGTAGCACGCCCATTCCCCGCTGATGCCGGGGCGGGCCTCCATCAGCAGGGAATAGGAATCCGCCGGGGAAACCTTGAAGCCGCGGGGCGTCTCCAGCCCGGAGGAGGGAAAGGAGCTGATGTCCCCCCTCCAGACCAGATCCAGGGGGGAGGAAGATATCAGGCCGTCCGCAAGACGGGTGCCCGCCAGCATCTGCCCGGTGCCGAGCATGGGCAGGCATGAGGCGTACAGAAGGGTGGTTCCGCAGACGGCGGCGCAAAGAACGGAGCGAAGGGATAAAGACATGGCAGGTTCCTGGAAAAGGCGGAAAGGAATCAACTACCAAAAACTTCCCCAGTCAATCAAAAACAGGCCTTCCGGCCGCTGTGGCGGAAAAATGCCCGCTCCCCGGACGGGTGGACAGCTTGACAACCCCTCCGCGCATTTCTATAGTTTGCCTCCCGTCTGAAAAGGAGGTCCGTTCATGGCAGCCCAGTCACGCAACATCGCAGAGTTGGAAAACGCATCCGTATGGCGTCTGCTGGTCCAGTACTCCCTGCCATCCATCGCCGGCATGGTGGTGTACTCCCTGTACAACATCATTGACAGCGTCTTCATCGGCCACGGGGTGGGCCCCCTGGCCCTGTCCGGCCTGGCCGTCACCTTCCCCATCATGAACCTGACCTTTGCCCTGGGCACGCTGGTAGGCATTGGCGGAGCGGCCATCAGCTCCATCCGGCTGGGCAAGAAAGACCAGGAGGGGACGGAACGCACGCTGGGGAACGTCCTCATCATGAGCCTGATCGCCGCCGTGGTGCTGGTGGTTCCCACACTGCTTTTCCTGACGGAAATCCTGACCGCCTTCGGAGCCAGCGGACAGACGCTCACGTACGCGTATGACTTCATGCTGGTCACCCTGCTGGGGCTGCCCGTCACATACGTCTTCTTCAACCTCAACCACGTCATGAGGGCCACCGGCTACCCCAAAAAGGCCATGGGCTCCACCCTGCTCTCCGTGGGGATCAATATCATCCTGGCGCCCATCTTCATCTTCTGGTTCAAATGGGGAATCACCGGGGCCGCCGTGGCCACCCTGCTGGCCCAGGTCACCGGCATGGCGCGCGTGCTGCTCCACTTTTCCGACGCGGCCAGCACGGTCCACTTCCGCAGCGGCATCTGGGAACTGCGTAAGGCCATCGTCACCGGAATCCTGTCCATCGGCATGGCTCCGTGCCTGGTAAACGTCTGCGGCAGCGCGGTCACCATCGCCATTAACAGGCAGCTGGCGGACCACGGGGGAGACCTGGCCATCGGGGCCTACGGCATCATCAACCGCATCCTCATCCTCTTCGCCATGCTCGTCATCGGCCTCACGCAGGGGATGCAGCCCATCATCGGCTACAACCACGGGGCCATGAAGCCGGGCCGCGTGCTGCTCACGCTTAAATACGGCGTCCTGGCCGGGACCGCCTTCACCACGCTGGGCTTTCTGGCCTGCGTGCTCTTCCCCCGCGGCATTGCCGGACTGTTTACGGATGACGCGGCCCTCATCAGCCTGGCGGCCAACGGCCTGACCATCTGCGTGCTCGCCTTCCCGCTCATCGGCAGCCAGATCATCATCGGCAACTTCTTCCAGGCCATCGGCAAGGCGCGGCTCGCCATCTTCCTTTCCCTGACGCGCCAGATGCTCTTCCTGCTCCCGTTCCTGCTGGTACTGCCGCGATTCTGGGGCCAGGACGGCGTCTGGGCCTCCCTGCCGCTGGCGGATGTGCTCTCCTTCATCGTCACCCTGCTCTTCATCCGCCGGTTCCTCAAATACTACCGCCTGAAGAACAGGCACTACCTGCCCCAAGCGTAAGCCCCCGGCGTGTGACACAAGCCTTCCGGGGCCTTCCTTCGCTGCCGCCCAGTTTCCCTCTGGCTGCCGCAAAAGCTTGCGGAGTTCCTTCCCGGCAGGAAGAAAGCATGGTTTGCTGGTTTACAAGGGCCGGGAAACTGCGTTGCGGCTGGACGGAATGCGGAGCATGGAGCCCGAAGGATGAAAGAGTCT
This DNA window, taken from Akkermansia muciniphila, encodes the following:
- a CDS encoding MATE family efflux transporter, with amino-acid sequence MAAQSRNIAELENASVWRLLVQYSLPSIAGMVVYSLYNIIDSVFIGHGVGPLALSGLAVTFPIMNLTFALGTLVGIGGAAISSIRLGKKDQEGTERTLGNVLIMSLIAAVVLVVPTLLFLTEILTAFGASGQTLTYAYDFMLVTLLGLPVTYVFFNLNHVMRATGYPKKAMGSTLLSVGINIILAPIFIFWFKWGITGAAVATLLAQVTGMARVLLHFSDAASTVHFRSGIWELRKAIVTGILSIGMAPCLVNVCGSAVTIAINRQLADHGGDLAIGAYGIINRILILFAMLVIGLTQGMQPIIGYNHGAMKPGRVLLTLKYGVLAGTAFTTLGFLACVLFPRGIAGLFTDDAALISLAANGLTICVLAFPLIGSQIIIGNFFQAIGKARLAIFLSLTRQMLFLLPFLLVLPRFWGQDGVWASLPLADVLSFIVTLLFIRRFLKYYRLKNRHYLPQA